Proteins encoded within one genomic window of Bombus vancouverensis nearcticus chromosome 4, iyBomVanc1_principal, whole genome shotgun sequence:
- the Pi3K92E gene encoding phosphatidylinositol 3-kinase 92E, whose product MVHIPSAYTYNFWAISPTEVVELTCLMPNGVVIPLETNRNITLAEIKEDLWDEASKYPLHGTLKDAPSYVFSCINSNAEAEELRDETRRLCDIKPFCSVLKVIEREGVKSDRNLDSQIGLLIGKGLHEFTALKNSEVNDFRWKMRVLGDEVAMARQKKSWMEKVRYQFPTRLAPTATIPKNIECRLKDGNIVLVTKFENTETAFTFQIPHTTTPYQLLVSILNKRANTLMSKGHPNDFTLKVCGQEEYLIGDYPLIQFSYIQDCLAKDITPTLVTLNRDSVSVDQESTAENVEVDTLQRTRPSFSTLTLRKKGKHISAWKIEEPFVFTVNGISRLNCDAAHRTVEIGLQAGLFHGGKSLCESQKTKETIVSSDGSCEWEEPLRFDIKVRDIPRMARLCFVLYEISKTAKGLKSRRLVKDTKQEFFINPLCWANTTIYDFKSQLKTGAMTLYTWTYAEDMQNDDLLHPLGTVVSNPHIDRAAALMLTFPNYGKDKSVLYPTPEKMVEYARKLRESSAERSIQEEPDQESDVGKLQQLEQLRLLADRDPLHELHEQERKIMWTLRHHCLLEIPTLLARLLHCVEWNDHREVAEATALVQQWPKLPVEKALELLDYAYADQNVRSFAVRCLMDVSDEDLSLYLLQLVQALKHENYLSCELTEFLLRRALNNRSIGHFLFWHLRSEMQVGAVSVRFGLILEAYCRGSQQHMRSLFKQMECLGKLKCASEQIKQRKDRKATLQGFQEFIQEPHCQDALSNVLNPLDPSFRWKRIKIEKCRVMDSKMRPLWLVFENADPFGDDIYLILKHGDDLRQDMLTLQMLRIMDKLWKKEGLDLRMNPYGCISTENRVGMIEVVLNAETIANIQKEKGTFSATAAFRRGSLLAWLKDHNHTETALNRAIEEFTLSCAGYCVATYVLGIADRHSDNIMVKKTGQLFHVDFGHILGHFKEKFGFRRERVPFVLTNDFVHVINKGQTKKGQAVEFQRFQSHCEQAFLVLRQHGGLILSLFAMMISTGLPELSSEKDLNYLRDTLVLEMSESEAQKHFRSKFDEALCNSWKTSLNWASHNMSKNNKTT is encoded by the exons ATGGTACATATACCGAGTGCGTATACTTACAACTTTTGGGCAATATCACCCACGGAAGTTGTTGAACTAACTTGTTTAATGCCAAATGGGGTCGTTATACCCTTAGAGACTAATCGCAATATCACTTTGGCCGAAATTAAAGAG gACCTCTGGGATGAAGCCAGCAAATATCCTCTTCATGGTACATTAAAAGATGCTCCGTCCTATGTATTTTCATGTATCAACTCTAATGCAGAAGCAGAAGAACTACGAGATGAAACAAGACGTTTATGTGATATAAAACCATTTTGTTCTGTGCTTAAAGTTATAGAGCGTGAAGGTGTTAAAAGCGATAGAAATTTAGATTCCCAAATTGGTCTTCTCATTGGAAAAGGATTACACGAGTTTACAGCCTTAAAGAATTCAGAAGTGAATGACTTCAGATGGAAAATGAGAGTTTTAGGAGATGAAGTTGCAATGGCAAGACAAAAGAAGTCTTGGATGGAAAAAGTACGTTACCAGTTTCCTACCCGATTAGCACCAACTGCCACAATACCAAAAAATATCGAATGTCGATTAAAAGATGGGAATATCGTTCTTGTCACTAAATTTGAGAATACAGAG ACGGCCTTTACATTTCAAATACCACACACTACGACGCCATATCAGTTATTGGtatctattttaaataaacgaGCGAACACTTTAATGTCAAAAGGACATCCAAACGATTTTACTCTAAAGGTTTGCGGACAGGAAGAGTATTTAATTGGAGATTATCCTTTAATACAGTTTAGTTATATTCAAGATTGTTTAGCGAAAGATATTACTCCTACATTGGTTACTCTAAATAGAGATAGCGTCTCTGTTGATCAAGAAAGTACTGCAGAGAACGTAGAAGTAGATACCTTACAACGTACAAGGCCTTCCTTTTCTACGTTAACTTTACGTAAGAAGGGTAAACATATATCTGCTTGGAAAATAGAGGAACCGTTTGTTTTTACTGTGAATGGTATATCACGATTAAACTGCGATGCAGCCCATCGTACCGTTGAG ATTGGCCTTCAAGCTGGCCTTTTTCATGGTGGAAAATCTCTGTGTGAAAGCCAGAAGACTAAAGAAACTATTGTCAGTTCCGACGGAAGTTGCGAATGGGAAGAACCGTTGAGGTTTGATATAAAAGTGCGGGATATACCACGAATGGCTAGGCTGTGTTTTGTTCTATATGAAATTAGTAAGACTGCGAAAGGACTGAAAAGTCGTAGACTAGTTAAAGATACCAAACAGGAATTTTTTATAAATCCATTATGCTGGGCGAATACAACCATATATGATTTTAAATCTCAATTAAAAACGGGAGCAATGACACTCTATACGTGGACGTATGCCGAGGACATGCAAAACGACGATCTTCTGCACCCTCTCGGAACGGTAGTCTCAAATCCCCATATAGATAGAGCGGCTGCTTTAATGTTAACATTTCCAAA TTATGGGAAAGACAAATCCGTTCTTTATCCAACTCCGGAGAAAATGGTGGAATATGCGAGAAAGTTACGGGAATCATCTGCCGAACGTTCGATCCAAGAAGAACCTGATCAAGAATCTGATGTCGGTAAGCTTCAGCAACTCGAGCAACTTCGATTATTAGCGGATAGAGATCCACTACACGAGCTTCACGAGCAAGAACGAAAGATAATGTGGACATTAAGGCATCACTGTCTTCTTGAGATACCCACGCTGTTGGCCAGGTTGTTGCACTGCGTGGAATGGAATGATCATAG GGAAGTAGCTGAAGCTACGGCGCTGGTGCAACAGTGGCCCAAATTACCCGTCGAAAAGGCACTTGAATTATTGGATTATGCTTACGCTGATCAAAATGTTCGAAGTTTTGCTGTGCGTTGTTTAATGGATGTCAGCGACGAAGATTTGAGCCTTTATCTATTGCAGCTGGTACAAGCGTTAAAACACgaaaattatttatcttgtGAACTGACGGAGTTTCTACTGAGACGTGCTCTTAACAATCGAAGCATTGGTCATTTCTTATTCTGGCATCTTAG ATCGGAGATGCAAGTGGGTGCTGTATCAGTTCGTTTTGGTTTAATATTAGAAGCGTATTGTAGAGGAAGCCAACAGCATATGCGATCGCTGTTTAAACAAATGGAATGTTTGGGCAAATTGAAATGTGCTTCTGAACAAATAAAACAGCGAAAAGATCGGAAAGCCACGTTACAAGGATTTCAAGAATTTATTCAAGAACCTCATTGTCAAGATGCGTTGTCAAACGTTTTAAATCCATTGGATCCAAGTTTTCGATGGAAACGCATTAA AATCGAGAAATGTAGAGTAATGGACAGCAAGATGCGGCCACTTTGGTTAGTTTTTGAAAATGCTGATCCGTTCGGTGATGATATTTACTTGATATTGAAGCATGGAGATGATTTGAGGCAAGATATGCTTACGCTGCAGATGTTGCGAATCATGGATAAGCTGTGGAAAAAAGAAGGTCTAGATTTACGTATGAATCCTTACGGTTGCATATCAACGGAAAATAGAGTTGGCATGATCGAGGTGGTTCTAAATGCAGAAACGATTGCAAATATTCAAAAGGAAAAAGGCACTTTTTCGGCAACTGCTGCTTTTAG GCGAGGATCTTTACTTGCTTGGTTGAAAGACCATAATCACACCGAGACAGCGTTGAATAGAGCTATCGAGGAATTTACTTTAAGCTGCGCGGGTTATTGCGTGGCTACGTATGTTCTCGGAATTGCGGATAGACATTCGGATAATATAATGGTGAAGAAAACCGGTCAATTGTTTCACGTTGATTTTGGTCACATACTTGGACACTTTAAAGAGAAATTTGGATTCAGGCGTGAACGCGTGCCCTTCGTGTTGACCAATGATTTCGTACATGTAATAAATAAGGGTCAGACAAAGAAGGGTCAAGCAGTTGAATTTCAACGATTTCAGAGTCACTGCGAACAAGCTTTTCTCGTTCTACGACAACATGGAGGTCTAATATTATCATTGTTTGCTATGATGATATCAACGGGATTACCTGAATTATCATCGGAAAAAGATCTTAATTATTTAAGAGATACTCTG GTACTCGAGATGTCTGAAAGCGAGGCACAAAAACATTTTAGGAGTAAATTTGACGAAGCTCTTTGTAATTCGTGGAAAACTTCGTTAAACTGGGCTTCTCATAATATGTCGAAAAACAATAAAACGACATGA
- the Spindly gene encoding spindle apparatus coiled-coil protein 1 spindly isoform X1 — translation MDWSDSMNEGCNEEYMEDSEILNQSRSYNVLKAEYEKCRQENHDLKRKLRVNEAMLREVHEANEILEHSHDQQISEKKQYILKVDEKHRTLTKEYENTILNLETKLEQQAEEIEKLRQRADQCIKTECEAVIVDQFANLSFETDNISLKKRVDELLSILQEERKKYEYAEESIAELKSRCDHYEHYTRSIKEQLAEKDQTLEEIRAELSLKRTELESLQMDPTCKSRKGNSIFAEVEDRRQNVMNKMNVLREKYMELKRICKSQIMEIKKLRTERVATLRKLDNDADHTFIENEELIKKYKSRISDLENKLKIEIKKNSNSKQLNCSDTSFRYFQSLVDTQKKEMEELRIKVEDLCTKLLMQEETKMNITKQLHYWRYKASSLEVQMYAAQAELRLDLMNDAEHEVSNVLKDVTHKAEHEDSNVLKDLTHKYNTGATIDEKQSTSNQRIKSSAHALPLNYSLEIEHTGCLVENPEEYKTHIQLTDKENSNNTSSDIEVKIITPKRSCKFEHNQSTNNDENKPFHSVENTAIKKSKVSPSTTEHEYPVVYISTNFND, via the exons ATGGATTGGTCAG ATTCAATGAATGAAGGGTGCAATGAAGAATATATGGAAGATTCTGAAATACTTAATCAGAGTCGTTCCTATAATGTATTAAAAGCTGAATACGAAAAATGCAGACAAGAAAATCATGATCTAAAACGAAAACTTCGAGTAAACGAAGCAATGCTACGGGAGGTTCATGAGGCAAATGAAATACTTGAACATTCTCATGATCAACAAATTTCCGAGaaaaaacaatatattttaaaagtcGACGAAAA ACATCGCACTCTCACGAAAGAGTATGAAAACACAATTTTGAATCTAGAAACGAAATTAGAGCAACAAGcggaagaaattgaaaaattacgaCAACGTGCTGATCAATGTATAAAGACTGAATGCGAAGCTGTTATCGTAGATCAATTCGCAAATCTTTCTTTCGAAACAGACAATATCTCCCTAAAAAAACGCGTCGATGAACTTTTATCGATACtacaagaagaaagaaagaaatatgaatATGCGGAAGAATCGATCGCGGAATTAAAATCTCGATGCGACCATTATGAACATTATACACGA AGTATCAAAGAACAACTAGCGGAGAAAGATCAAACTTTGGAAGAAATTCGCGCAGAGCTTTCTTTGAAACGTACAGAACTGGAATCACTTCAAATGGATCCTACATGTAAATCACGCAAAG GCAATTCAATATTTGCTGAAGTGGAAGATCGTCGGCAGAATGTAATGAATAAAATGAATGTATTACGTGAAAAGTACATGGAACTCAAACGCATATGTAAATCACAAATTATGGAGATCAAAAAACTGAGAACAGAACGTGTTGCAACACTTAGGAAGTTGGATAATGACGCAGATCATACATTTATAGAAAATGAGgaattaattaagaaatacaAAAGTAGAATATCAGAtcttgaaaacaaactgaagaTTGAAATCAAGAAAAATAGTAATTCGAAACAATTGAATTGTAGCGATACATCTTTTAG GTACTTTCAATCTCTGGTAGATACTcagaaaaaagaaatggaagaacTTCGTATAAAAGTTGAAGATCTTTGTACAAAACTTCTGATGCAAGAAGAAACAAAAATGAACATCACCAAACAACTACATTATTGGCGTTACAAAGCTTCCTCTTTGGAg gtTCAAATGTATGCTGCGCAAGCAGAATTGAGATTAGATCTTATGAATGATGCAGAACATGAAGTTTCAAATGTACTTAAAGATGTCACACATAAGGCAGAACATGAAGATTCAAATGTACTCAAAGATCTCACACATAAGTATAATACTGGTGCAACAATTGACGAAAAACAATCCACTTCTAACCAAAGAATAAAAAGTTCTGCTCATGCACTTCCATTAAATTATTCTCTTGAAATTGAGCATACTGGTTGTTTGGTTGAGAATCCAGAAGAATATAAAACCCACATACAATTAACAGACAAAGAAAATAGCAACAATACTAGCAGTGATATAGAAGTCAAGATTATTACACCAAAAAGATCATGCAAATTTGAGCATAACCAAAGTACTAATAACGATGAGAACAAACCTTTCCACTCTGTGGAGAATACAGCCATTAAGAAGAGTAAGGTCTCACCAAGCACAACAGAACATGAATATCCTGTTGTTTACATATCAACTAATTTCaatgattaa
- the Spindly gene encoding spindle apparatus coiled-coil protein 1 spindly isoform X2, translated as MFTQDSMNEGCNEEYMEDSEILNQSRSYNVLKAEYEKCRQENHDLKRKLRVNEAMLREVHEANEILEHSHDQQISEKKQYILKVDEKHRTLTKEYENTILNLETKLEQQAEEIEKLRQRADQCIKTECEAVIVDQFANLSFETDNISLKKRVDELLSILQEERKKYEYAEESIAELKSRCDHYEHYTRSIKEQLAEKDQTLEEIRAELSLKRTELESLQMDPTCKSRKGNSIFAEVEDRRQNVMNKMNVLREKYMELKRICKSQIMEIKKLRTERVATLRKLDNDADHTFIENEELIKKYKSRISDLENKLKIEIKKNSNSKQLNCSDTSFRYFQSLVDTQKKEMEELRIKVEDLCTKLLMQEETKMNITKQLHYWRYKASSLEVQMYAAQAELRLDLMNDAEHEVSNVLKDVTHKAEHEDSNVLKDLTHKYNTGATIDEKQSTSNQRIKSSAHALPLNYSLEIEHTGCLVENPEEYKTHIQLTDKENSNNTSSDIEVKIITPKRSCKFEHNQSTNNDENKPFHSVENTAIKKSKVSPSTTEHEYPVVYISTNFND; from the exons ATGTTTACACAAGATTCAATGAATGAAGGGTGCAATGAAGAATATATGGAAGATTCTGAAATACTTAATCAGAGTCGTTCCTATAATGTATTAAAAGCTGAATACGAAAAATGCAGACAAGAAAATCATGATCTAAAACGAAAACTTCGAGTAAACGAAGCAATGCTACGGGAGGTTCATGAGGCAAATGAAATACTTGAACATTCTCATGATCAACAAATTTCCGAGaaaaaacaatatattttaaaagtcGACGAAAA ACATCGCACTCTCACGAAAGAGTATGAAAACACAATTTTGAATCTAGAAACGAAATTAGAGCAACAAGcggaagaaattgaaaaattacgaCAACGTGCTGATCAATGTATAAAGACTGAATGCGAAGCTGTTATCGTAGATCAATTCGCAAATCTTTCTTTCGAAACAGACAATATCTCCCTAAAAAAACGCGTCGATGAACTTTTATCGATACtacaagaagaaagaaagaaatatgaatATGCGGAAGAATCGATCGCGGAATTAAAATCTCGATGCGACCATTATGAACATTATACACGA AGTATCAAAGAACAACTAGCGGAGAAAGATCAAACTTTGGAAGAAATTCGCGCAGAGCTTTCTTTGAAACGTACAGAACTGGAATCACTTCAAATGGATCCTACATGTAAATCACGCAAAG GCAATTCAATATTTGCTGAAGTGGAAGATCGTCGGCAGAATGTAATGAATAAAATGAATGTATTACGTGAAAAGTACATGGAACTCAAACGCATATGTAAATCACAAATTATGGAGATCAAAAAACTGAGAACAGAACGTGTTGCAACACTTAGGAAGTTGGATAATGACGCAGATCATACATTTATAGAAAATGAGgaattaattaagaaatacaAAAGTAGAATATCAGAtcttgaaaacaaactgaagaTTGAAATCAAGAAAAATAGTAATTCGAAACAATTGAATTGTAGCGATACATCTTTTAG GTACTTTCAATCTCTGGTAGATACTcagaaaaaagaaatggaagaacTTCGTATAAAAGTTGAAGATCTTTGTACAAAACTTCTGATGCAAGAAGAAACAAAAATGAACATCACCAAACAACTACATTATTGGCGTTACAAAGCTTCCTCTTTGGAg gtTCAAATGTATGCTGCGCAAGCAGAATTGAGATTAGATCTTATGAATGATGCAGAACATGAAGTTTCAAATGTACTTAAAGATGTCACACATAAGGCAGAACATGAAGATTCAAATGTACTCAAAGATCTCACACATAAGTATAATACTGGTGCAACAATTGACGAAAAACAATCCACTTCTAACCAAAGAATAAAAAGTTCTGCTCATGCACTTCCATTAAATTATTCTCTTGAAATTGAGCATACTGGTTGTTTGGTTGAGAATCCAGAAGAATATAAAACCCACATACAATTAACAGACAAAGAAAATAGCAACAATACTAGCAGTGATATAGAAGTCAAGATTATTACACCAAAAAGATCATGCAAATTTGAGCATAACCAAAGTACTAATAACGATGAGAACAAACCTTTCCACTCTGTGGAGAATACAGCCATTAAGAAGAGTAAGGTCTCACCAAGCACAACAGAACATGAATATCCTGTTGTTTACATATCAACTAATTTCaatgattaa